A window of Devosia chinhatensis genomic DNA:
CAGCGGCCATGATCGGCGCCATGGTGGTCTTCGACGTGCTCGAACCGCTCTGGCTCATCGTGGCCGTCGTTGCGGGCATCCTGATGGGCATTATCGGGTCGGTCGCCTATGGGGCCATCACCTCCGGGAACTGGTTCAGCCGGCTTTTCGTGCTCGTCTGGGTGGTCATCTTCGGGTTCAATTTCGCGGGTGGCGCGCTCGATATCTTTACCGGGCTCAACATCAACAATGCCGCGCTCGCGGCCGGCTCGCTCGTGCTCATCAGTGTCGTCTTCTCCATCCTCATGCGGGCGCCGACCGTGCAGGGCCGCAAGGTGATGGACGATATCGAGGGCTTCCGGCTCTATCTCGAGACGGCCGAAAAGAACCGGCTGAACATGGTGGCCGAGCCGCCCATGACCGTCGAGCGCTTCGAACGCATCCTGCCCTATGCCATTGCGCTGGGCGTCGAGCGGCCCTGGTCGGAGCATTTCGAGGCGGAGTTGGCGCGTAATGCCGTCGACGATGCGGCACCCGATTACAGCCCGGGCTTTTACCGGGGTGGGCGGGGCTTCTCCCCCGGCAACCTTTCGAGCGCCATTGCCACGGCCTCCTCGGGCATGGCGGCGGCTGGTGAAAAGCTGCGCGCCATGGACAATCAAACGCCCCCGCGCTAATCACGCACACGCCTCAAAATCCGGTACTTTCTCATGCCCGAACTTCTGCTCGAACTCTTCTCCGAGGAAATCCCCGCCCGCTTCCAGCGGCGCGCCGCAGAGGACCTGAGGAAGGCCGTCACCAATGCGCTGGTGGATGCGGGCCTGGTCTATGAGGGCGCCAAGGCCTTCGCCACGCCGCGCCGGCTGGCGCTGACCGTCTCGGGCCTGCCGGTGCGCTCGCCCGACACGCGCGAAGAAAAAAAGGGTCCCAAGGTGGGAGCGCCGCAGCCGGCCATCGACGGCTTCCTGCGCGCGGCCGGCCTCAGCTCCATCGACCAGGCCAAGGTGGAAAGCGATCCCAAGAAGGGTGATTTCTACGTGGCGCAGATCGACAAGCCCGGCGCGGACGCGGTCGACCTGCTCTCGGCCATCCTCCCCAAGGTGATGAGCGACTTCCCCTGGGCCAAGTCCATGCGCTGGGGCTCGGGCACGTTCAACTGGGTGCGCCCGCTGCGCGCCATCACGGCCACGTTCGGCACTGAAAACGACGAGCCGGTGGTCGTGCCGTTTGCCGCTGCGGGGCTGCAATCGGGGCAGACCACCTTCGGGCACCGTTTCCTCTCGCCCGATGCGATCCGCGTCAAGCGCTTCGACGATTATCTCGTGGCACTGGAACGCGCCAAGGTCGTGCTCGATATCGACCGGCGCAAGGACATCATCCGCACCGACGCGGATAATCTCGCCTTCGCACAGGGCCTCAGCGTCATTCATGACGAAGGCCTGCTCGAGGAAGTGGCGGGGCTCGTGGAATGGCCCAATGTGATGATGGGCGCCTTCGATGCCGAATTCCTAAAGCTGCCCGAAGAGGTGATCATCGCCACCATCCGCGCCAACCAGAAATGCTTCTGCCTGCGCGACAGCGCCGGCAAGCTGGCGCCCAATTTCATCATCACGTCCAACACCATCCCCGCCGATGGCGGCGCAGTGGTGGTGGCCGGCAATGAACGCGTCATCCGCGCGCGCCTCTCGGATGCTGCCTTCTTCTATCAGGGCGACCTGGCCATTCCGCTGGAACACGGCCTGCCCAAGCTCGAAGACATGGTGTTCCACGCCAAGCTGGGCAGCCAGTTTGCGATGGTGCAGCGCCTCGTCAATCTCGCCGCCGAGATCGCGCCCCAGGTCGGTGCCGATGTCGAGATGACCAAGCGTGCCGCCATGCTGGCAAAGGCCGATCTCGTGACCGGCATGGTCGGCGAATTTCCGGAGCTGCAGGGCCTGATGGGGCGCTATTATGCCAGCGCGCAGGGCGAGCCGGCGGAAATCGCCAATGCGCTCGAAATGCACTACAAGCCGGTCGGCCCCTCCGACCGTGTGCCGACCGAGCCCGTTTCCATCGCCGTCGCCCTTGCCGACAAGCTCAACGTGCTGACCGGCTTCTGGTCGATCGACGAAAAGCCGACCGGTTCGCGTGATCCCTTCGCCCTGCGTCGCGCGGCTTTGGGCGTGATCCGCATCATCACCGAGAACGGGCTCAAGTTCCCGCTCGCGGTCGATGGCGATCTGCTCGCCTTCTTCCACGATCGTCTGAAGGTTTCGCTGCGCGATGCCGGCGCGCGCCACGACCTCGTGGATGCCGTGATCTCGGGCGACAGCACCGACATCCTGCAGATCACCCAGCGCGCCGAGGCCCTGTCCTCGCTGCTGGCGACCGAAGATGGCGCCAACCTGCTCGCCGGCTATAAGCGCGCCGCCAATATTCTGGCCGCCGAAGAGAAAAAGGACGGCAGGACCTATGCCGGGGCCATCGACCAGTCGGCGTTGAAGCTGCCCGAGGAAGAAGCGCTGGCCTTTGCCGTGGATGGCGTGCATGCCGCCGTGGCCTCTCACGTGGCCCGGGACGATTACAAGGTCGCCATGGCCGAGCTGGCCACCCTGCGCGCTCCGGTCGATGCCTTCTTTACGGCAGTGCTCGTCAACGATGCCGATCCGGCAGTACGGACAAATCGTCTGAACCTTCTGGCGCGGCTGCGCGATACGATGCACCTGGTGGCCGATTTCGGGAAGGTTGCCGGCTAAGACGGAACCGCAAGGGCTCGCGCGCTTTGTCACTGCACCAACGTTTCGGATGTAAGACATGGCTGTCGGACTGATCGCGCTTCTCGATGACGTCGTGAGCCTCGCCAAGGTTGCAGCCGCGTCCCTCGACGACATTGCCGGGCAGGCAGCCAAGGCGGGGGTCAAGGCCGCAGGCGCGGTCATCGATGACGCCGCCGTGACGCCGAGCTATATGACCGGCTTCAACGCCGACCGCGAATTGCCGATGATCGCCCGGATCGCCTGGGGCTCCGTGCGCAACAAGCTGCTGTTTCTCTTGCCCGCGGCTCTGCTGCTGTCGCTCTTCGTGCCTTGGCTGATCACCCCGCTCCTGATGATCGGCGGCGCCTATCTCTGCTATGAGGGTGCCGAGAAGGTCTTCCATCTCTTTGCGCCCCATCAGGCCGAGCATCACGAAGCCAGCATCGAGCACACTGCGATATCTCCGGCCACCCTCGAAGACCAGAAGGTCGCCGGCGCCATCAAGACCGACTTCATCCTCTCCGCCGAAATCATGACCATCATCCTGGCGGCGATCGAAGTGCCCGACTTCTGGACCCGCGCCGGTATCCTGGCCGTGGCCGGAGTGGGCATCACCATTGCCGTCTATGGCGCGGTGGCGCTGATCGTGAAGGCCGACGACATGGGTCTCTGGCTCGCCAGGAATGGCCGCACCGGCGCCGGACGGGGTTTCGGGCGCGGGGTGGTGCAGGCCATGCCCACCTTCATGCAGGGACTGAGCCTCGTGGGAACTGCGGCCATGACCTGGGTCGGCGGCAGCATCATTGCTCACGGATTGTATCAGTTCGGCATTACCGGTCCCGAACATGTCATCGAAGCTGCGGCCCATTGGGCCGAACAGACTTTCCCCGCGATCGCCGACATTGCCGGCTGGCTGGCGACGGCGCTGGTCGACTTCGTCATTGGCCTGGCGCTGGGCGCCCTGCTGATCCCGATTGCCGGATATGTCATCAGCCCCGCCTGGAAAGGCGTGAAGACCATACTGCCCCGGCGGGCGTGAAACGGTTCTGCCTCTGACTGACGGAGAGAACGAACTATTACACCGGCGGCGTCAGGCTCGGTGTACGCTTGCCCTTGAACGGCGCCATGCCTTCGCGCGCCAGCTCGTCCGCACGCTCGTTGAGGTCATGCCCGGCATGGCCCTTGACCCAATGCCATTCGACATCATGACGCTTGGTGGCCTCGTCCAGCGCCTGCCAAAGCTCGACATTCTTGACCGGCTTCTTGTCGGCGGTCTTCCAGCCATTGCGCTTCCAGCCATGGATCCAGCTCTGGACGCCGTTCTTGACATATTGGCTGTCGGTATGGAGCTCGACCGCGCAGGGGCGAGTGAGCGCACTCAGCGCCTCGATGGCAGCTGTCAGCTCCATCTTGTTATTGGTGGTCAGCGCCTCGCCACCCTTCAATTCCTTGGTGTGCGGGCCGAATTGCAGGATGGCACCCCAGCCCCCCGGACCCGGATTGCCCGAGCAGGCCCCATCGGTATGGATGATGACCTTTTCGCTCACCGCCCCGATGCCACTTCCAGATTGCGCAGCACTTTGGGGATGTTGAAGGCAATGTGCTCTTCGGCAGTGGTGACGGTCTCGACCTGCACCGCATAGCGGGCGGCAAAGGCATCGATCACTTCTTCGACCAGGCTTTCGGGGGCCGACGCCCCGGCGCTAACGCCCAGCGAAGTCAGGTCGCCATAAAGCGTCCAGTCGATATCGCTGGCCCGGTCCACCAGGGTTGCGACCCGGCATCCCGAACGCAGCGCGACTTCCACGAGACGCTGCGAATTGGACGAATGGGGAGAACCGACCACGATCATCGCGTCCACGCGCGGCGCCACGGCCTTGATGGCCTCCTGCCGATTGGTCGTGGCGTAGCAGATGTCTTCCTTGTGCGGCCCATTGATGGCTGGAAAACGCGACCTGAGCGCCGCGACGATTTCTCGGGTGTCGTCGACCGAGAGCGTGGTCTGGGTGACGAAGGCCAGGGCGTCGGGATCGCGCGGGCTGAATTTGTGCGCGTCCGCCACCGTTTCGATCAGCGTGACGGCGCCCGGCGGCAACTGGCCCATCGTGCCGATCACTTCGGGGTGACCGGCATGGCCGATCAGGACAATCTCGTGCCCCTCCTCGAAATGACGCGAGGCTTCGACATGCACCTTGGAAACGAGAGGGCAGGTGGCGTCGAGAAAGAACATGTTGCGCGTACGCGCCGCGGCCGGCACGCTCTTGGGCACGCCATGGGCTGAAAAGACCACCGGGGCCTCGGTGTCGGGGATCTCCTCGAGTTCCTCGACAAAGACGGCGCCCTTGGCCTTCAGGCCTTCCACGACATATTTGTTGTGCACGATGGCGTGGCGCACATAGACCGGCGCCCCATATTTCTGGAGCGCCAGCTCCACGATCTGGATCGCGCGGTCAACGCCGGCGCAGAATCCGCGCGGTGCGCAGAGCAGAATGTCGAGGTGCGGCCTTTTTTCCATGCCAGATCAGATGCTTTCACTGCCCCGGCAAGTCAAGTGCTGTTGCAGCCGCGCGGGGCATGGGCAATATGTGTTGAATGCTTGGGAAGGGAACAGGCCGTGAGTTTGGCGCAGGAAATGTTTGCGATTGCCCCGGCGATGGGGAAAGCGAACCTGAGCGCCAGCCAGCTCAAGCTGCTCGCGGGCAAGGCGCGCTGGATCTTCCGCGTCTGCGAGGCCGGTTTTCCCACAGTTCCGACCATCGCCATCAGTCGCGCCGCCTGGGACGAATTGCAGGCTGAACGCGGCCGGCGCGACGTGCGCCTGCGCACCCATTGGGTCGCCTGCCTGTTCAAGCTCGTCGACAAGGACGGCAAGCCCCCCATGCTGGTGGTGCGCACATCCGCGTCCGGCCACAATGGCGGGCTGATGCCGGCCCGGATCGGGATCGCGGCGCCCTCCGCCCCCGAGGACGCGGTCGATCCGGCCAGGCCGCTGGCACGGGCGATCAAGCAGGCTTTCGAAAGCTATGGTTTTTCCGGCCGCAGCTGGACCGGCGCGCGGCAGGACGAGGACCGGGCCCGCCAGATCGTGCTGGTACAGGCCTTTGCCGAGGGGGCGATCGAGCAATTCGTCACCCGCAATACCCAGACCGGCGCGCTTGGTCCCGCGCCTCTGGCCGGCAGTCAATTGCCGCGCCTGCCCGAAAGTGTCAGCGCGCTGGTGGCGCTGCTCGATGCCAAGGCCGGGCGCCACATGAATTGCCTGGTCTCGATCCACAAGGGGCAGGTGCAGTTCCTCTCGGCCCGTGCCGCGCAGGCCAGCGCCGGCGCCGATCTCGAGGCTGCGGTGGATAGGGTCCAGCGCAAGGTCTGGACGCCGCATAACGCAGTGACACGCGTCGATCCCACCCGATTGGCCCTGATGCTGCATCCGCGGCTCAAATCGGCCGACGGTGTAGCGCCGATAGCCATGGGACTGGGCGTGTCTCCCGGCGCGGCGAGCGGCGCCATCGTCTTTACCGCCGAAGACGCAGCGCGGATGCGAGCGCGGGGCAAGCATTGCATCCTCGTGGTCAACGAAACCGGCCCTGCCGATATCGAAGGCATGAAGGCGGCCACCGGCATCCTGACGGCGCGCGGCGGCATGTCGAGCCATGCTGGCGTCATCGCCCGCATTACCGGCAAGCCCTGCGTTGCCGGCGTGCGCAACCTGTCCGTCAATGCCGGTGAAATGATCTGCCATATCGGCGAGCGAGAATTGCGCGCCGGAGACCGGCTGACCATCGACGGGACCGACGGGGCGGTCTACCCGGGCATCCTGCCTCTGGCGCAGCCCCAGATCGGCGGCGCCATCGGCAAACTCCTGGGCTGGTCCGATGCCAGCCGCACCATTGCCGTGCGTACCAATGCCGAAACCATCGAGGCGGCGCAGACCGCGCTCAGCTTCGGCGCCGAGGGCGTGGGCCTTGCCCGCTCCGAACACATGTTCTTTTCGCCCGAACGCATGATCGCGCTGCGCCGCATGATCCTCTCCGAAGACGAGGATGCCCGTTCGCGCGCCATTGCCGGGCTGGTCGATTATCAGACCGGCGATTACTCGGCCCTGTTCACCGCCATGAAGGGCCTGCCCGTCAACGTGCGCCTGTTCGATCCGCCGCTGCACGAATTCCTGCCGCGGACGGACGAGGAAATCGAGGAAACAGCGGCCTCGCTTGGCGTCGCCGTGCGGGCGCTGCGGCTGCGGCTGGAACGGATCGCCGAGGTCAATCCGATGCTGGGCCATCGCGGCGTGCGCCTCGCCATCACCTATCCCGAAATTCTGCAGATGCAGATGCAGGCCGTGCTGGCCGGCGCGCGCGCCGCCAGCGAACGTCAATCCGAGCCGGTGGCAGTCGAGGTCATGGTGCCTTTCGTGTCGACGGCCACCGAAGTTTCCTGGGTGCGCGACAGGGCGATGGCCATTCTCGACAATTCCGGGCTCAATCGCTCGGATCGGGTCCGCTTTTCCTTCGGCACCATGATCGAATTGCCGCGCGCCTGCCTCAGGGCCGGCGATATCGCGTCCATGGTCGATTTCATTTCCTTCGGGACCAATGACCTGACGCAAACCACGTTCGGCATTTCCAGAGACGACGCGCCCACCTTCCTTGCTGCCTATCAGCGCAAGGGCGTTTATGAACGCGATCCCTTCGTCACCATTGACGAAAAGGGCGTGGGCGAGATGATCGAGATCGCCGTCGCACGGGGGCGTGCCGCCAATCCCAAGCTCAAGGTCGGCATATGTGGGGAGCATGCTGGCGACCCTGCTTCGCTACGGTTCTTTGCAGGGCTGGGCATCGATTACGTGTCGTGCTCACCCTATCGTGTTCCGGTTGCCCGGCTGACCCTGGCGCAGGCTTCGGCTTAAAATGGCAGAACAAATACCCATATAGAATCCACCAACAAGGCCGAAGGGCCGATCGAAGGGGGCATAGCGTTCGTGAAGAGATTAATCGCTGTCTTGGTTTTGCCGGGCCTGCTGGCCGTGTCTGCTCCGGCCCTGGGGCAAACTGGAGCGCAATGCTCCGCCATAGCCGATGATACGGCGCGACTGGCCTGTTATGACGATCTCTTCATGGGTGCCGAAGGAACGACTGGCGATGCGGTGGTGCTCGAATCCGAGCAATTGATCCCGGCCCGTCCCAGTGGGCGGGCACCGGCGACGATTACGGTCTCCTGCGAGCCAAATGGCCTGCAGGTCGCCTTCGGCTTCGCCGGCAATATCCTGTCGTCTCTTGGCAATGATGTGGGGCTGACGCTGCAATACGATCTGACCCGGCGCAGCAGCACCTTGCCCGTGAATTCGGAAAACACGGCCGTCCTCATCGACAGCAGCCGCGATGCCCTGGCGTTCATCAACAACCTGGCTGGGGTCACCAACCTGACTGTGCGGGTGACGCCGGCCAGCACGCGAACGCTGTCCGTACGCTTCCGCGTCGCCGATTTTGCCCAGAGCGT
This region includes:
- the glyS gene encoding glycine--tRNA ligase subunit beta, which translates into the protein MPELLLELFSEEIPARFQRRAAEDLRKAVTNALVDAGLVYEGAKAFATPRRLALTVSGLPVRSPDTREEKKGPKVGAPQPAIDGFLRAAGLSSIDQAKVESDPKKGDFYVAQIDKPGADAVDLLSAILPKVMSDFPWAKSMRWGSGTFNWVRPLRAITATFGTENDEPVVVPFAAAGLQSGQTTFGHRFLSPDAIRVKRFDDYLVALERAKVVLDIDRRKDIIRTDADNLAFAQGLSVIHDEGLLEEVAGLVEWPNVMMGAFDAEFLKLPEEVIIATIRANQKCFCLRDSAGKLAPNFIITSNTIPADGGAVVVAGNERVIRARLSDAAFFYQGDLAIPLEHGLPKLEDMVFHAKLGSQFAMVQRLVNLAAEIAPQVGADVEMTKRAAMLAKADLVTGMVGEFPELQGLMGRYYASAQGEPAEIANALEMHYKPVGPSDRVPTEPVSIAVALADKLNVLTGFWSIDEKPTGSRDPFALRRAALGVIRIITENGLKFPLAVDGDLLAFFHDRLKVSLRDAGARHDLVDAVISGDSTDILQITQRAEALSSLLATEDGANLLAGYKRAANILAAEEKKDGRTYAGAIDQSALKLPEEEALAFAVDGVHAAVASHVARDDYKVAMAELATLRAPVDAFFTAVLVNDADPAVRTNRLNLLARLRDTMHLVADFGKVAG
- a CDS encoding DUF808 domain-containing protein, whose translation is MAVGLIALLDDVVSLAKVAAASLDDIAGQAAKAGVKAAGAVIDDAAVTPSYMTGFNADRELPMIARIAWGSVRNKLLFLLPAALLLSLFVPWLITPLLMIGGAYLCYEGAEKVFHLFAPHQAEHHEASIEHTAISPATLEDQKVAGAIKTDFILSAEIMTIILAAIEVPDFWTRAGILAVAGVGITIAVYGAVALIVKADDMGLWLARNGRTGAGRGFGRGVVQAMPTFMQGLSLVGTAAMTWVGGSIIAHGLYQFGITGPEHVIEAAAHWAEQTFPAIADIAGWLATALVDFVIGLALGALLIPIAGYVISPAWKGVKTILPRRA
- the rnhA gene encoding ribonuclease HI — protein: MSEKVIIHTDGACSGNPGPGGWGAILQFGPHTKELKGGEALTTNNKMELTAAIEALSALTRPCAVELHTDSQYVKNGVQSWIHGWKRNGWKTADKKPVKNVELWQALDEATKRHDVEWHWVKGHAGHDLNERADELAREGMAPFKGKRTPSLTPPV
- the ispH gene encoding 4-hydroxy-3-methylbut-2-enyl diphosphate reductase, producing the protein MEKRPHLDILLCAPRGFCAGVDRAIQIVELALQKYGAPVYVRHAIVHNKYVVEGLKAKGAVFVEELEEIPDTEAPVVFSAHGVPKSVPAAARTRNMFFLDATCPLVSKVHVEASRHFEEGHEIVLIGHAGHPEVIGTMGQLPPGAVTLIETVADAHKFSPRDPDALAFVTQTTLSVDDTREIVAALRSRFPAINGPHKEDICYATTNRQEAIKAVAPRVDAMIVVGSPHSSNSQRLVEVALRSGCRVATLVDRASDIDWTLYGDLTSLGVSAGASAPESLVEEVIDAFAARYAVQVETVTTAEEHIAFNIPKVLRNLEVASGR
- a CDS encoding putative PEP-binding protein; this translates as MFAIAPAMGKANLSASQLKLLAGKARWIFRVCEAGFPTVPTIAISRAAWDELQAERGRRDVRLRTHWVACLFKLVDKDGKPPMLVVRTSASGHNGGLMPARIGIAAPSAPEDAVDPARPLARAIKQAFESYGFSGRSWTGARQDEDRARQIVLVQAFAEGAIEQFVTRNTQTGALGPAPLAGSQLPRLPESVSALVALLDAKAGRHMNCLVSIHKGQVQFLSARAAQASAGADLEAAVDRVQRKVWTPHNAVTRVDPTRLALMLHPRLKSADGVAPIAMGLGVSPGAASGAIVFTAEDAARMRARGKHCILVVNETGPADIEGMKAATGILTARGGMSSHAGVIARITGKPCVAGVRNLSVNAGEMICHIGERELRAGDRLTIDGTDGAVYPGILPLAQPQIGGAIGKLLGWSDASRTIAVRTNAETIEAAQTALSFGAEGVGLARSEHMFFSPERMIALRRMILSEDEDARSRAIAGLVDYQTGDYSALFTAMKGLPVNVRLFDPPLHEFLPRTDEEIEETAASLGVAVRALRLRLERIAEVNPMLGHRGVRLAITYPEILQMQMQAVLAGARAASERQSEPVAVEVMVPFVSTATEVSWVRDRAMAILDNSGLNRSDRVRFSFGTMIELPRACLRAGDIASMVDFISFGTNDLTQTTFGISRDDAPTFLAAYQRKGVYERDPFVTIDEKGVGEMIEIAVARGRAANPKLKVGICGEHAGDPASLRFFAGLGIDYVSCSPYRVPVARLTLAQASA